A region of the Stutzerimonas stutzeri genome:
ACTTCCAGCGCCGGCTGGTCCGCTTGTGGCGGGCCGAGCCATTCGCTCATGGCGTGGCAACGCTGGTCAAAACACAGTTGGTAATCCCCTGCCTCGGGGGTTCGCCCCAGGCGCAGGAGTGGCAACGCAGGCATCTGGCGCTGGTAGTGCCAGGCCCCGTCGCGCAGTTCGGCGTCATCCGGGATTTCCATCCCGGCACCAGAACCCTTGACCCGCGCTTCGCCGAGCAGCAGCCCGTCCGGCGTCACGCGGTAATCCTCTTCCCAGCGGATCTTCTCGATGGTGTGGTTCCACGCCAGGGTGAAGGCGGGGGCGGGCACTTCGGCCCACACCACGCCTGCCAGCCCCAGGCACAGACCGATCACGCCGCCGCCGGCTCGGCGCGACGGGCGCGCCAGATGTGCTGCACGAGGAACAAAGCGCCCAGGCCGAAACCGATT
Encoded here:
- a CDS encoding DUF1850 domain-containing protein, with the protein product MIGLCLGLAGVVWAEVPAPAFTLAWNHTIEKIRWEEDYRVTPDGLLLGEARVKGSGAGMEIPDDAELRDGAWHYQRQMPALPLLRLGRTPEAGDYQLCFDQRCHAMSEWLGPPQADQPALEVWGCTVQTASVGND